CTTGATGGCGCGCCGCTGCACCAGGGGGCTGAGCAGGTGGGCCTCGAACTGCTGGTAGATCATGAACAGTGCCAGCGCGAGGAGCGCCCGCTTCGAGCCCACCGACGCCAGCGTGGTGACGCTCACCAGCAGCGCGGTAACGACGCTGCCGATGTACGGGATGAGCCCCAGCACCATCGCCACCAGGCCGAGCGGCAGGAAGAACGGCACGCCCAGCGCCAGGGACATGCCCGCCGTGAAGGCGCCGCCCACGCTGACGATGAGCAGCGTGCCGACGAGGTAGTTGCCCACCGCCTCGCGCATCCGGCCCACCACGCGGCGCACGCGGGGACGGCTGCGCGGGCGCACCCAGCCCAGGATGCTCGCGTAGAGGTCGTGACCGAAGAGCAGGCCGAACACGGCCAGCGCCAACACCGTGATGCCCGCGCCCAGCAACTCCACCGTGGACGACAGCACGGTGATGAGCGGCCTGGCCAGGATGCCGGGCTCCACATTGAACGCGTCCTGCGGACGCGACAGCACGCCGAAGTGCTCGTCCAGCTTGCGCACCCAGGGGGTCTGCGTCAGCTCCGTGAGGAAGCCCGGCGCCGCTTCCACCAGATGTTGGAGCTGATCCACGAGCAGCGGCACCAGCGTGAGGATGAGCATGCCGATGATGCCCAGGAGCGTCAGCGCGATGAGCGCCACGCCCAGCCCCCGGCGCAGGCCCCACGACTGTAGCCGGCGGACGACGGGCTCCGCCGCCAGCCCCAGCAGCAGCGCCGCCGCCAGCAGCGTGAGCACGGGCCCCAG
This DNA window, taken from Corallococcus coralloides DSM 2259, encodes the following:
- a CDS encoding AI-2E family transporter; the encoded protein is MRPSRKGLPVYVPPRTVWSVGAQVVLLVLLGTAMRSLGPVLTLLAAALLLGLAAEPVVRRLQSWGLRRGLGVALIALTLLGIIGMLILTLVPLLVDQLQHLVEAAPGFLTELTQTPWVRKLDEHFGVLSRPQDAFNVEPGILARPLITVLSSTVELLGAGITVLALAVFGLLFGHDLYASILGWVRPRSRPRVRRVVGRMREAVGNYLVGTLLIVSVGGAFTAGMSLALGVPFFLPLGLVAMVLGLIPYIGSVVTALLVSVTTLASVGSKRALLALALFMIYQQFEAHLLSPLVQRRAIKMNPLLISLVALVGGSVAGLLGVILAVPAAAAGQVLLTEVQRERRKAWKRERRQAAALPSGLGNADEALLAGPLAPPRSEARRAPPADSGHPGTPH